Proteins found in one Mixophyes fleayi isolate aMixFle1 chromosome 8, aMixFle1.hap1, whole genome shotgun sequence genomic segment:
- the MICALL1 gene encoding MICAL-like protein 1 yields the protein MMSASKTLQQWCSLQCEGYPDVRISDLSSSFRDGLAFCALIHRHRPDLIDFDSLSKENVFENNRLAFEVAERELEIPALLDPEDMVSMKVPDRLSIMTYVSQFYNHFRNSNPAGVPQLKQTSALEPENSQKTVPQDNLETTSAASRAALSSTCTLCQQHVHLVQRYLAEGKLYHRQCFRCKECSSTLLPGSYRPGPDTGTFVCTHHRPRPGASSPESVDESAMQNKVQYPPKPRTPPKPPLPNKPQKDVDGVPETRPVPTPRRTSDVVPQPLPRARAAAGQSPARPTSLINGEQHTLTPPVPKPRGRQRSSEGEEEGKRHKDPPWISLVPATETKKRAAPPPPPAAQKQDDVEKSRSTEDTANHSPSKPKHYNPFEDQDEEEGNENTLKPNHPWYGITPTSSPKPHKKPAPKAPNASPLVRHSGLLASRLSHSEPPSGSPSPALSTESLPTEPSTRGHELGSVPKSSSEPTIHSPTTSGPPNQESPDFLSHSTNSHDPSNLSSNTSVSSSSDFANTSEVQGILSPANRDSSCDSLRTSPCRPAPQPPDPDLTTPSSEVKHPTKALCKENPFNRKPSPITSPTNKKTKKGPKPARPPAPGHGFPLIKRKVQADDYIPEDEIQMEMESIELRLDELERRGVELEHKLRRLEDETEEDSLLVDWFKLIQEKHTLVRRESELVYTTKQQSLEQRQADVEYELRCLLNKPEKDWLDEDKEREQVLMQELVTLIEERNAIVKCLDDDRQREEEEDKLIEAMIQKKDFHTDPRKKKKGKFKHMKVLKLLSPKQDAKAKSPKDKNREQVGGAKR from the exons AGACTTTGATTCCCTCTCAAAAGAAAATGTCTTCGAGAACAACCGGCTG GCTTTTGAAGTGGCAGAACGTGAGCTGGAGATCCCAGCATTGCTGGATCCAGAGGACATGGTGTCCATGAAAGTGCCAGATCGCCTCAGTATCATGACCTACGTATCTCAGTTCTACAACCACTTCCGAAACTCCAATCCAG CTGGAGTACCTCAGCTAAAACAGACCTCCGCACTGGAACCTGAAAACAGCCAAAAGACAGTTCCCCAG GATAACCTGGAGACCACCAGTGCTGCCAGTCGGGCAGCTCTGAGCAGCACTTGTACCTTATGCCAGCAGCATGTGCACCTTGTACAAAGATACCTGGCAGAGGGAAAGCTTTATCACCGGCAGTGCTTCAG GTGTAAGGAATGCTCCAGCACTCTACTTCCCGGTTCATACCGACCTGGTCCAGACACTGGCACATTTGTGTGTACACACCATCGGCCTCGTCCAGGCGCTAGTAGTCCGGAGTCTGTCGATGAAAGTGCTATGCAAAACAAGGTCCAGTACCCACCAAAGCCACGCACCCCACCGAAACCTCCACTTCCCAACAAACCTCAGAAAGATGTTGATGGTGTGCCAGAAACCCGACCAGTACCGACACCAAGAAGGACAAGTGACGTGGTTCCTCAACCTCTGCCGCGAGCACGGGCAGCAGCTGGGCAAAGTCCAGCAAGACCAACAAGTCTTATTAATG gtgaGCAACATACGCTAACTCCACCTGTTCCGAAGCCAAGAGGCAGACAGAGGTCTTCTGAGGG GGAGGAGGAAGGAAAACGTCATAAGGACCCCCCTTGGATTTCCTTGGTGCCTGCCACTGAGACTAAAAAACGAgctgccccaccaccaccacccgcAGCACAAAAGCAGGATGATGTAGAAAAGAGCAGGTCAACAGAAGATACAGCCAATCATAGTCCGTCTAAGCCCAAGCACTACAACCCATTTGAGGATCAGGATGAAGAAGAGGGAAATGAGAATACTTTAAAGCCAAATCACCCATGGTATGGAATCACCCCAACCAGCAGTCCAAAGCCACACAAAAAGCCAGCACCAAAAGCTCCAAATGCTTCTCCGTTGG TTCGCCACTCTGGTCTTCTAGCTTCCCGTCTGTCACATTCAGAGCCTCCTTCAGGAAGCCCATCCCCAGCTCTAAGCACAGAGAGCCTTCCCACAGAACCCTCCACAAGGGGCCACGAATTAGGGAGTGTTCCTAAGAGCTCCTCAGAACCAACTATTCACTCACCCACCACATCTGGACCACCAAATCAGGAGAGCCCAGACTTTCTCAGCCATTCCACAAATAGCCATGATCCAAGTAATCTATCCTCCAACACCAGTGTCTCCTCATCCAGTGACTTCGCCAATACAAGTGAGGTGCAGGGAATCCTGTCCCCAGCAAATAGAGACTCCTCTTGTGATAGTCTAAGGACTAGTCCTTGCCGACCAGCCCCACAGCCACCTGACCCGGACCTAACTACACCTTCTTCAGAAGTCAAACATCCAACAAAG GCTTTATGCAAAGAGAATCCATTTAATAGAAAGCCCTCCCCAATCACTTCTCCCACCAACAAAAAAACCAAGAAAGGTCCGAAACCGGCACGTCCGCCTGCACCAGGGCATGGCTTCCCTCTTATCAAACGCAAG GTTCAAGCTGATGACTACATCCCAGAAGATGAGATTCAGATGGAGATGGAGTCAATTGAGCTGCGGCTGGATGAGCTGGAGAGGCGGGGAGTGGAGCTTGAGCACAAGCTGCGCAGGCTGGAGGATG AGACAGAAGAGGACAGTTTGTTGGTGGATTGGTTTAAACTGATTCAAGAGAAGCACACCCTGGTGCGCAGAGAATCAGAGCTTGTGTACAC CACCAAGCAGCAGAGTCTGGAGCAGCGTCAGGCAGATGTGGAGTATGAGCTTCGCTGCCTCCTGAATAAACCAG AGAAAGACTGGCTGGATGAAGACAAGGAACGAGAGCAGGTACTAATGCAAGAGCTGGTGACTCTGATTGAGGAGAGAAACGCTATCGTTAAGTGCCTCGATGATGACAGGCAAAG ggaggaggaggaagacaaaTTAATAGAAGCAATGATCCAAAAGAAAG ATTTCCACACAGATCCTCGTAAGAAGAAGAAAGGGAAATTCAAACACATGAAAGTTCTCAAGCTTCTTTCTCCAAAACAAGATGCAAAAGCTAAGAGCCCAAAGGACAAAAATCGAGAGCAAGTGGGTGGGGCCAAGAGGTAG